The following proteins come from a genomic window of Lytechinus pictus isolate F3 Inbred chromosome 1, Lp3.0, whole genome shotgun sequence:
- the LOC129260853 gene encoding protein argonaute-2-like isoform X2 yields MYCKEQLPLENERVELEATLPGEGKDRVFKTQIRYVGKVSLSLLESALKGEIEHMPYDAIQALDVIMRHLPSMRYTPVGRSFFSPPEEYFHPLGGGREVWFGFHQSVRPSMWKMMLNIDVSATAFYNAQSVIDFLCEVLDIQNISDQRRPLSDSQRVKFTKEIKGLKIEITHCGNMRRKYRVCNVTKRPAQTQTFPWQLENGQTVECTVAKYFKERHNRILQYPHLPCLQVGQEQRHTYLPLEVCNIVAGQRCIKKLTDMQTSTMIKATARSAPDREKEIKNLVHKANFNNDRYVRQFGLSISNDMVTIEGRVLPAPKIQYGGKQNKTQAIPAQGVWDMRGKQFHTGVEIRVWAIACFAPQHQCREEALRTFTAQLQKISNDAGMPIMGQPCFCKYAVGADQVEPMFRHLKSTYKGLQLIVVVLPGKTPVYAEVKRVGDTLLGIATQCVQVKNVNRTTAQTLSNLCLKINVKLGGINNILVPNIRPRVFAEPVIFLGADVTHPPAGDDKKPSIAAVVGSMDGHPSRYCASVRVQNHRVEIIQDLMGMVRELLMEFYRSTRFKPARIIMYRDGVSEGQFLQVLAQEMTAIRNACRSLEDFYEPGITFIVVQKRHHTRLFCAERREQIGRSGNIPAGTTVDSGITHPLEFDFFLCSHAGIQGTSRPSHYHVLWDDNRFKADELQCLTYQLCHTYVRCTRSVSIPAPAYYAHLVAFRARYHLVEKDHDRYDHDSGGDGSSHHGATSYGRSFEDMIRAVKVHDDTLKVMYFA; encoded by the exons GTATACTCCAGTAGGGCGGTCTTTTTTCTCACCCCCGGAGGAATACTTTCACCCCCTTGGAGGCGGAAGAGAGGTGTGGTTTGGTTTCCATCAGAGTGTCAGGCCTTCTATGTGGAAAATGATGCTCAATATAGATG TATCTGCGACTGCATTCTACAATGCCCAGTCAGTAATCGACTTCCTATGTGAGGTTTTGGATATTCAGAATATTTCAGATCAACGACGCCCTCTATCGGACTCACAGAGGGTAAAGTTCACAAAAGAAATCAAAG gtcttaaaattgaaataacGCACTGTGGAAACATGAGGCGGAAATATAGAGTGTGCAATGTGACCAAGAGACCAGCTCAAACACAAAC ATTCCCATGGCAGTTGGAGAATGGCCAAACTGTGGAGTGTACAGTAGCCAAATACTTCAAAGAAAGACATAAcagaatattgca atacCCTCATCTCCCCTGTCTGCAGGTTGGACAGGAGCAGCGTCACACCTACCTACCTCTAGAG GTTTGCAACATCGTTGCTGGGCAGCGCTGTATCAAGAAATTGACGGATATGCAGACCTCTACAATGATCAAG GCCACCGCAAGGTCTGCTCCAGATCGTGAGAAGGAGATCAAGAATTTG GTGCATAAAGCCAACTTCAATAACGATCGCTATGTACGACAGTTTGGCCTTAGTATAAGTAATGACATGGTCACCATAGAAGGCAGAGTTCTACCAGCTCCAAAGATCCAATATGGCGGGAAG CAAAACAAGACACAGGCGATCCCTGCCCAGGGGGTATGGGATATGAGAGGAAAGCAGTTCCATACAGGGGTTGAGATCCGTGTCTGGGCCATTGCCTGCTTCGCACCGCAGCACCAGTGTAGGGAAGAAGCTCTCAG GACATTCACGGCACAACTCCAGAAGATCTCCAACGATGCGGGGATGCCCATCATGGGGCAGCCATGCTTCTGCAAGTATGCTGTTGGAGCCGATCAGGTGGAACCCATGTTCAGACATCTCAAGTCAACGTACAAAGGACTGCAACTGATTGTGGTTGTGCTGCCTGGTAAAACACCGGTCTATG CTGAAGTGAAGAGAGTCGGTGACACTCTGTTGGGTATAGCAACGCAGTGCGTACAAGTCAAGAATGTGAACAGAACCACGGCACAAACCCTCTCCAATCTCTGTCTCAAGATCAACGTCAAACTGGGTGGTATCAATAACATTCTGGTTCCCAATATAAG aCCTCGTGTATTTGCTGAGCCGGTGATCTTCCTTGGAGCAGACGTCACTCATCCACCTGCCGGTGATGATAAAAAACCTTCCATTGCTGCT GTTGTTGGTAGTATGGACGGCCATCCAAGCCGTTATTGTGCCAGCGTTCGAGTCCAGAATCACCGTGTGGAAATCATCCAGGACCTGATGGGAATGGTCAGGGAACTCCTGATGGAATTCTACCGGTCAACTAGATTTAAACCGGCTAGGATCATTATGTACAGGGATGGGGTCAGCGAAGGTCAATTTTTACAG GTGCTAGCTCAAGAAATGACAGCCATCCGGAATGCCTGCCGTTCTTTGGAAGACTTCTATGAGCCTGGTATCACGTTCATTGTGGTTCAGAAGAGACATCATACCAGGCTCTTCTGTGCAGAGAGAAGAGAACAG ATTGGAAGGAGTGGTAATATTCCAGCAGGTACTACTGTTGACAGTGGCATCACCCATCCTCTAGAATTTGACTTCTTCCTTTGTAGTCACGCCGGTATACAG GGCACCAGTCGTCCCTCGCACTACCACGTCCTCTGGGACGACAACCGCTTCAAAGCAGATGAACTCCAATGTCTAACCTACCAGCTGTGCCACACCTATGTACGCTGCACCCGTAGTGTGTCCATCCCTGCCCCTGCCTACTACGCCCACCTGGTGGCCTTCCGTGCCCGATACCATCTGGTAGAGAAGGATCACGATAGATATGACCACGACAG TGGTGGGGATGGTAGCAGCCACCATGGGGCTACCAGTTATGGGCGTAGCTTTGAAGACATGATACGGGCCGTGAAGGTACACGACGACACCCTCAAGGTCATGTACTTTGCATGA
- the LOC129260853 gene encoding protein argonaute-2-like isoform X1, which produces MYCKEQLPLENERVELEATLPGEGKDRVFKTQIRYVGKVSLSLLESALKGEIEHMPYDAIQALDVIMRHLPSMRYTPVGRSFFSPPEEYFHPLGGGREVWFGFHQSVRPSMWKMMLNIDVSATAFYNAQSVIDFLCEVLDIQNISDQRRPLSDSQRVKFTKEIKGLKIEITHCGNMRRKYRVCNVTKRPAQTQTFPWQLENGQTVECTVAKYFKERHNRILQYPHLPCLQVGQEQRHTYLPLEVCNIVAGQRCIKKLTDMQTSTMIKATARSAPDREKEIKNLVHKANFNNDRYVRQFGLSISNDMVTIEGRVLPAPKIQYGGKQNKTQAIPAQGVWDMRGKQFHTGVEIRVWAIACFAPQHQCREEALRTFTAQLQKISNDAGMPIMGQPCFCKYAVGADQVEPMFRHLKSTYKGLQLIVVVLPGKTPVYAEVKRVGDTLLGIATQCVQVKNVNRTTAQTLSNLCLKINVKLGGINNILVPNIRPRVFAEPVIFLGADVTHPPAGDDKKPSIAAVVGSMDGHPSRYCASVRVQNHRVEIIQDLMGMVRELLMEFYRSTRFKPARIIMYRDGVSEGQFLQVLAQEMTAIRNACRSLEDFYEPGITFIVVQKRHHTRLFCAERREQIGRSGNIPAGTTVDSGITHPLEFDFFLCSHAGIQGTSRPSHYHVLWDDNRFKADELQCLTYQLCHTYVRCTRSVSIPAPAYYAHLVAFRARYHLVEKDHDRYDHDSHQSGTNSNGGDGSSHHGATSYGRSFEDMIRAVKVHDDTLKVMYFA; this is translated from the exons GTATACTCCAGTAGGGCGGTCTTTTTTCTCACCCCCGGAGGAATACTTTCACCCCCTTGGAGGCGGAAGAGAGGTGTGGTTTGGTTTCCATCAGAGTGTCAGGCCTTCTATGTGGAAAATGATGCTCAATATAGATG TATCTGCGACTGCATTCTACAATGCCCAGTCAGTAATCGACTTCCTATGTGAGGTTTTGGATATTCAGAATATTTCAGATCAACGACGCCCTCTATCGGACTCACAGAGGGTAAAGTTCACAAAAGAAATCAAAG gtcttaaaattgaaataacGCACTGTGGAAACATGAGGCGGAAATATAGAGTGTGCAATGTGACCAAGAGACCAGCTCAAACACAAAC ATTCCCATGGCAGTTGGAGAATGGCCAAACTGTGGAGTGTACAGTAGCCAAATACTTCAAAGAAAGACATAAcagaatattgca atacCCTCATCTCCCCTGTCTGCAGGTTGGACAGGAGCAGCGTCACACCTACCTACCTCTAGAG GTTTGCAACATCGTTGCTGGGCAGCGCTGTATCAAGAAATTGACGGATATGCAGACCTCTACAATGATCAAG GCCACCGCAAGGTCTGCTCCAGATCGTGAGAAGGAGATCAAGAATTTG GTGCATAAAGCCAACTTCAATAACGATCGCTATGTACGACAGTTTGGCCTTAGTATAAGTAATGACATGGTCACCATAGAAGGCAGAGTTCTACCAGCTCCAAAGATCCAATATGGCGGGAAG CAAAACAAGACACAGGCGATCCCTGCCCAGGGGGTATGGGATATGAGAGGAAAGCAGTTCCATACAGGGGTTGAGATCCGTGTCTGGGCCATTGCCTGCTTCGCACCGCAGCACCAGTGTAGGGAAGAAGCTCTCAG GACATTCACGGCACAACTCCAGAAGATCTCCAACGATGCGGGGATGCCCATCATGGGGCAGCCATGCTTCTGCAAGTATGCTGTTGGAGCCGATCAGGTGGAACCCATGTTCAGACATCTCAAGTCAACGTACAAAGGACTGCAACTGATTGTGGTTGTGCTGCCTGGTAAAACACCGGTCTATG CTGAAGTGAAGAGAGTCGGTGACACTCTGTTGGGTATAGCAACGCAGTGCGTACAAGTCAAGAATGTGAACAGAACCACGGCACAAACCCTCTCCAATCTCTGTCTCAAGATCAACGTCAAACTGGGTGGTATCAATAACATTCTGGTTCCCAATATAAG aCCTCGTGTATTTGCTGAGCCGGTGATCTTCCTTGGAGCAGACGTCACTCATCCACCTGCCGGTGATGATAAAAAACCTTCCATTGCTGCT GTTGTTGGTAGTATGGACGGCCATCCAAGCCGTTATTGTGCCAGCGTTCGAGTCCAGAATCACCGTGTGGAAATCATCCAGGACCTGATGGGAATGGTCAGGGAACTCCTGATGGAATTCTACCGGTCAACTAGATTTAAACCGGCTAGGATCATTATGTACAGGGATGGGGTCAGCGAAGGTCAATTTTTACAG GTGCTAGCTCAAGAAATGACAGCCATCCGGAATGCCTGCCGTTCTTTGGAAGACTTCTATGAGCCTGGTATCACGTTCATTGTGGTTCAGAAGAGACATCATACCAGGCTCTTCTGTGCAGAGAGAAGAGAACAG ATTGGAAGGAGTGGTAATATTCCAGCAGGTACTACTGTTGACAGTGGCATCACCCATCCTCTAGAATTTGACTTCTTCCTTTGTAGTCACGCCGGTATACAG GGCACCAGTCGTCCCTCGCACTACCACGTCCTCTGGGACGACAACCGCTTCAAAGCAGATGAACTCCAATGTCTAACCTACCAGCTGTGCCACACCTATGTACGCTGCACCCGTAGTGTGTCCATCCCTGCCCCTGCCTACTACGCCCACCTGGTGGCCTTCCGTGCCCGATACCATCTGGTAGAGAAGGATCACGATAGATATGACCACGACAG CCATCAATCAGGCACAAATAGCAA TGGTGGGGATGGTAGCAGCCACCATGGGGCTACCAGTTATGGGCGTAGCTTTGAAGACATGATACGGGCCGTGAAGGTACACGACGACACCCTCAAGGTCATGTACTTTGCATGA